From the genome of Acropora palmata chromosome 4, jaAcrPala1.3, whole genome shotgun sequence, one region includes:
- the LOC141880271 gene encoding potassium voltage-gated channel subfamily A member 10-like: MLQFHAQRHKPTRRRQLSEPDLSYDIGEPARQKSIPSVTSPHRRKSDPRNGITVNISGKKYFITTELLSRYPESLLSHKHKRKYFYDCLRDEYFFDRNRCAFESIFTFYVSKGSLVSPGDQEFPQQLLADELHFFGLYQYLSKHDKMNNVVIPSALKKERVIPNRRWQKELWKICEVPDSSLTARLINLVSLLIIITSVVILCLDTLPEARRPPTLSGIFYLKSQRRESDLTEKAKERIKIMTTLEAFCIGWFTFELFILLLVSPSKKKFFLQPLNVIDLVAIVPFYISFIISTGKFGLPLYLVRVLRLFKIFQVMKISRYLSVMNVLRQTINSCFTDIWTMNFLILVASVLFGSVVYYFEQWDKDTVFISIPDSCWWALVTLTTLGYGDMAPATLGGKIIGGFCSVSGVLIITPFLPIIFHKFNRFQQLEKEATENKANKTKPKKQIYTQYETNRNLMSDKKRRFTV; the protein is encoded by the exons ATGCTTCAATTCCATGCACAACGTCATAAGCCGACGAGAAGGCGACAATTGTCAGAACCCGATCTGTCTTACGATATCGGAGAACCTGCCAGACAGAAGTCCATCCCATCGGTTACATCTCCTCACCGCCGTAAAAGCGATCCAAGGAACGGAATTACAGTCAACATAAGCGGAAAGAAGTATTTCATCACAACGGAATTACTATCCCGTTATCCAGAAAGTCTCTTGTCGCACAAGCACAAGCGCAAATATTTCTACGACTGTCTACGAGATGAGTACTTCTTTGATCGAAACCGCTGCGCTTTCGAAAGTATCTTCACATTCTACGTGTCAAAAGGAAGCCTTGTGTCTCCTGGAGATCAGGAATTCCCGCAACAACTTCTTGCGGATGAGTTGCATTTTTTTGGGCTTTACCAATATTTAAGTAAGCACGACAAAATGAACAATGTGGTGATTCCAAGTGCTCTTAAAAAGGAGAGAGTCATTCCCAATAGGAGGTGGCAAAAGGAACTTTGGAAAATCTGCGAGGTTCCCGATTCAAGTCTTACTGCTCGGCTGATCAACTTGGTTTCTTTATTAATTATCATAACTTCTGTTGTTATTCTCTGTCTTGATACGTTACCTGAAGCTAGGAGGCCACCGACATTGTCTGGAATATTCTATTTGAAATCGCAGAGGCGTGAAAGTGACCTGACAGAGAAAGCAAAAGAACGTATAAAGATAATGACAACCCTAGAAGCATTTTGCATCGGATGGTTCACTTTTGAACTGTTCATACTTCTTTTGGTTTCTccatcaaaaaagaaattttttctaCAACCTTTAAACGTGATCGACTTGGTAGCGATAGTTCCGTTCTACATTTCCTTTATTATTTCCACTGGAAAGTTTGGACTTCCACTGTACCTTGTCCGTGTTCTTCGACTTTTTAAGATTTTCCAAGTAATGAAAATCTCGCGTTATCTATCAGTCATGAATGTTCTACGACAGACTATCAATTCTTGCTTTACAGATATTTGGACAATGAACTTTCTCATCCTCGTTGCATCCGTTTTATTCGGAAGTGTAGTATATTACTTCGAGCAGTGGGACAAAGATACTGTGTTTATCAGCATACCGGACTCTTGCTGGTGGGCATTGGTCACTCTGACAACACTCGGTTATGGAGATATGGCACCGGCAACATTAg GTGGTAAGATCATTGGTGGCTTTTGCTCAGTATCTGGAGTGTTGATAATAACGCCATTCTTACCAATCATCTTCCACAAATTTAACCGTTTCCAACAACTCGAGAAGGAAGCCACGGAAAACAAGGCGAACAAAACGAAACCTAAGAAGCAAATTTACACACAATATGAGACCAACAGGAATTTAATGTCAGATAAAAAAAGGCGGTTTACGGTGTAA